One Synechococcus sp. JA-2-3B'a(2-13) genomic window carries:
- a CDS encoding DUF2254 family protein encodes MKERHTDPGFVGRRPRFLPWSAAVVGAGLLWAWGGHRWIQSGLNLVRAGSTQDTEALQEFVTTLAQVLSGVLGFTLSVVAIVVQLSADRFTPKVTELFLREKVNFYLFFFLILANVVSLWSSAALSLYVRVGGVEQQRLGLLIGLNLLLGTASFLVLIPYFRFVFHFLQPASIIHRIEQQVRQAVLGSLASRRSGSDSGSKRGYFSRCSLQLRPRHDNVVQQQRCAGIQGAVGIATEQHSPMGECSPAHQRCLSALDEIKSIATSALRQQEGSILLEALDSLKSLWVFYAAHKAQLPPAWFLFTPALRRDPDFASVDRGLLGRIEAEGSWLELKILRQYQALFAEGLNGMRQASTLVAIHSRELGIRALEAQQLTVAGWVIKFFNTYLRAVINARDIRSGYNLLKQYRLLAEAALQHRQSALVLQIVGYFRYYSLIAYKAGLFFLSETFGFDLGMLAQSSCALGSETTEAIVQALLRLDQDPESEQQETTLRGIRKTQVRLAAYFLSRGREDWARLIYQDMQHEPLARLQSIHQELLSTAAEFWEFTDRGENFYYLEPALWPYADRVSGTESFRVSGTESLQFFSWFQGLTLPADKLKSMTLVNNKLNYTENNV; translated from the coding sequence GTGAAAGAGAGACACACAGATCCAGGCTTTGTTGGGCGTCGCCCCCGCTTTCTGCCCTGGAGTGCTGCAGTGGTGGGGGCAGGTTTGCTTTGGGCTTGGGGTGGGCACCGCTGGATCCAGAGCGGGTTGAACCTGGTTCGGGCGGGATCCACGCAGGATACAGAAGCTTTGCAGGAATTTGTAACCACCTTGGCTCAGGTGTTGTCGGGGGTGCTGGGCTTTACCCTCTCGGTGGTGGCCATTGTGGTGCAGTTGAGCGCGGATCGCTTCACGCCAAAGGTCACGGAGCTGTTTTTGCGCGAGAAAGTCAATTTCTACCTCTTCTTTTTCCTGATTCTGGCCAATGTGGTCAGTTTGTGGAGTTCGGCAGCCCTGAGCCTTTACGTTCGCGTCGGCGGTGTGGAGCAACAACGTCTGGGGCTGCTCATCGGTCTGAATTTGCTGCTGGGCACAGCCTCGTTTTTGGTGCTGATCCCCTACTTTCGCTTCGTGTTTCACTTCTTGCAACCGGCCTCGATTATCCATCGCATTGAGCAGCAGGTGCGGCAGGCCGTTTTGGGATCCCTTGCTTCCAGGAGATCAGGATCGGACTCCGGATCCAAGAGGGGCTATTTCTCCCGTTGTTCACTGCAACTGCGGCCTCGTCACGACAACGTTGTGCAGCAACAGCGATGCGCAGGAATACAGGGTGCCGTAGGCATAGCAACAGAGCAGCACTCTCCAATGGGCGAATGCTCGCCAGCTCATCAGCGCTGCCTCTCGGCTCTGGATGAAATCAAAAGCATCGCCACCAGTGCTCTCCGTCAGCAGGAGGGGAGCATTCTCCTGGAAGCCTTGGACAGCTTGAAGTCTCTGTGGGTCTTCTATGCTGCTCACAAAGCACAACTGCCCCCTGCCTGGTTTCTCTTTACCCCGGCTCTGCGGCGGGATCCGGACTTTGCTTCGGTGGATAGGGGCCTGCTGGGCCGGATCGAGGCAGAGGGATCCTGGCTGGAGCTGAAGATACTGCGGCAGTATCAAGCCTTGTTTGCCGAGGGGCTAAACGGCATGCGCCAGGCGAGCACCCTGGTGGCCATTCACAGCCGGGAGCTGGGGATCCGCGCCCTGGAAGCCCAACAACTCACGGTAGCGGGGTGGGTGATCAAGTTTTTCAACACCTATCTGCGGGCCGTCATCAACGCGCGAGACATCCGCAGCGGCTACAACCTGCTCAAGCAGTACCGCTTGTTGGCCGAGGCAGCCCTACAACACCGCCAGTCGGCTCTGGTCTTGCAGATTGTTGGCTACTTTCGCTACTACAGCTTAATTGCCTACAAAGCTGGCCTCTTTTTCCTATCTGAAACCTTTGGCTTTGATCTGGGAATGTTGGCCCAGTCGAGCTGTGCTCTGGGCTCTGAAACAACGGAAGCCATTGTGCAAGCCTTGTTACGTCTGGATCAGGATCCCGAAAGCGAGCAACAGGAAACCACCCTGCGTGGGATCCGCAAAACCCAAGTCCGCTTGGCAGCCTATTTCCTCAGTCGTGGCCGGGAGGACTGGGCCAGGCTGATCTATCAGGATATGCAGCACGAGCCCCTGGCGCGCCTGCAGAGCATCCACCAAGAGCTGCTCTCTACGGCTGCAGAGTTTTGGGAGTTTACCGACCGGGGGGAGAACTTCTACTACTTGGAGCCCGCTCTTTGGCCCTATGCCGATCGCGTAAGCGGGACGGAGTCCTTTCGCGTCAGCGGGACGGAGTCCTTGCAGTTTTTTAGCTGGTTTCAGGGCTTAACCTTGCCGGCAGATAAGCTGAAGAGCATGACTCTAGTCAATAATAAGCTCAACTATACTGAAAATAATGTATAA
- the ftsY gene encoding signal recognition particle-docking protein FtsY, whose product MAFDWFRRRYTDSTDSSGEAEPSPPAPEPAEISPEDYLAFAKAAYANLKARTAAQAPPATQDSVPPAPAEGIPAESVQPQPPASTEDSGPLAQAEPREPVQSSTPTQEPASPESPPVQPAAAPSFFDLAPRAAERLQALQASAVDEPKPEPVTPAVAPSPETGPEELVFDEGFRWSAEILAAQGRKPEEISVEEISWLQKLRRGLGKTRLNLINQLKALVGRGPLDQKAVEEIEALLLQADVGIDATEQIIQALQKRMREEVVPPEEAVKYLKQQMRQMLTVGNPTFAPQRDTLNIWLIVGVNGAGKTTTIGKIAHVARKSGYRCLIAAADTFRAAAVEQLKVWAERAGVEVIANPSPNADPAAVVFDAITAAKARGTELLLVDTAGRLQNKKNLMDELAKIRRIVDKKAPEAKVESLLVLDATQGQNGLRQAEVFAEAAKLSGVILTKLDSTAKGGIALAITQQMNLPIRFIGAGEGLEDLRPFSSYEFVEALLSEY is encoded by the coding sequence ATGGCCTTCGATTGGTTTCGCCGCCGCTATACCGACTCTACCGACTCTTCTGGTGAAGCAGAGCCTTCGCCACCGGCCCCGGAACCGGCGGAGATCTCCCCGGAAGACTATTTGGCCTTCGCCAAAGCCGCCTATGCCAACCTGAAGGCCCGTACCGCTGCCCAAGCCCCACCGGCAACCCAGGACTCTGTCCCACCTGCGCCAGCGGAAGGGATCCCTGCAGAATCCGTCCAGCCACAGCCACCGGCCTCGACTGAGGACTCCGGCCCACTTGCCCAAGCAGAACCCCGTGAACCCGTCCAGTCCTCCACTCCAACACAAGAACCAGCATCTCCAGAATCGCCCCCTGTGCAGCCGGCGGCAGCTCCCTCGTTTTTCGATCTGGCTCCCCGTGCTGCTGAGCGTCTCCAAGCCCTGCAAGCCAGCGCCGTGGATGAGCCCAAACCCGAGCCGGTGACTCCAGCCGTTGCTCCTTCTCCAGAGACTGGGCCGGAAGAGCTGGTCTTCGATGAGGGCTTCCGCTGGTCAGCCGAGATCCTGGCGGCCCAAGGGCGCAAACCGGAAGAGATTTCCGTTGAGGAAATCTCCTGGCTGCAAAAGCTGCGGCGAGGCTTGGGCAAAACTCGCCTTAACCTGATCAACCAGTTGAAAGCCCTGGTAGGCCGCGGCCCCCTGGATCAGAAGGCTGTGGAAGAAATTGAGGCCCTGTTGCTGCAGGCCGATGTGGGGATCGACGCCACCGAGCAGATCATCCAAGCCCTACAAAAGCGCATGCGAGAGGAGGTGGTGCCCCCAGAGGAGGCCGTCAAATACCTCAAGCAGCAGATGCGGCAGATGTTGACGGTGGGGAATCCCACCTTTGCCCCACAACGGGACACGCTCAACATTTGGCTGATTGTCGGGGTGAATGGGGCGGGCAAAACCACCACCATTGGCAAAATTGCCCATGTCGCCCGCAAGTCTGGATACCGCTGTCTGATTGCTGCTGCTGATACTTTCCGGGCTGCTGCTGTGGAGCAGCTCAAGGTTTGGGCAGAGCGAGCAGGGGTAGAGGTAATCGCCAATCCCTCTCCCAATGCCGATCCGGCAGCGGTGGTTTTTGACGCCATCACAGCCGCCAAGGCCAGGGGCACCGAGTTGCTGTTGGTGGACACGGCAGGCCGTCTGCAAAACAAGAAAAACCTGATGGACGAGCTAGCCAAGATCCGCCGCATCGTTGACAAAAAAGCTCCCGAAGCCAAAGTAGAAAGCCTTCTGGTGCTGGATGCCACCCAAGGGCAAAACGGGTTGCGCCAAGCCGAGGTGTTTGCCGAGGCTGCCAAGTTGAGCGGTGTGATCCTGACTAAGCTGGATAGCACCGCCAAGGGGGGGATTGCCCTGGCCATTACGCAGCAGATGAACCTGCCCATCCGCTTTATCGGCGCCGGCGAGGGGCTAGAAGATCTGCGGCCTTTTTCCAGCTACGAGTTTGTGGAAGCTCTTCTAAGCGAGTATTGA
- a CDS encoding LmeA family phospholipid-binding protein, translating to MEILAVLLGLLAGLGGGAGYLADQTARQLLLDQLDRAEVLEVRIQSQPNYRLLNGQADRLLIAGRGLYRAPFPRIELLELETDPVAIDPSFFQGAPLRLARPLQAAVRVLVREEDLNAALNKPEVLRQFQDIRADLPFGGAGREARRFDLRQPRVEFLDPSRIQLSALLVEKDGGTEQKDSVPLTRAVEVVFNTGIRVEEGRSLKLENPEFVIGSVRVPDEISAAFLGGLNEVLDLQELEEIGILMRVLSLEIEPDQLQVIGFVRVEGLERTSSR from the coding sequence ATGGAGATCCTGGCGGTTCTCTTGGGGCTGTTGGCGGGCTTGGGAGGAGGAGCGGGCTATCTGGCGGATCAGACGGCGCGGCAGCTTCTGTTGGATCAGTTGGATCGGGCAGAGGTTTTGGAGGTGCGCATCCAAAGCCAGCCCAATTACCGGCTGCTGAATGGCCAAGCGGATCGCCTGCTGATCGCCGGTCGCGGGCTCTATCGAGCGCCCTTTCCCCGCATCGAGCTTCTGGAGCTGGAAACTGATCCGGTGGCAATTGACCCCTCTTTTTTCCAGGGGGCTCCCTTGCGCCTGGCGCGACCTCTGCAAGCGGCGGTACGGGTGTTGGTGCGGGAAGAGGACTTGAATGCTGCCCTCAACAAGCCGGAGGTGCTCCGCCAGTTTCAGGATATCCGCGCCGATCTGCCTTTTGGGGGAGCTGGAAGGGAAGCTCGCCGTTTTGATCTGCGTCAGCCCCGCGTCGAGTTTTTGGATCCCAGCCGCATTCAGCTCTCTGCCCTCTTGGTGGAGAAAGACGGCGGTACTGAGCAAAAGGACTCCGTCCCGCTAACGCGAGCGGTGGAGGTGGTGTTTAACACCGGGATCCGCGTGGAAGAAGGGCGCAGCCTAAAGCTGGAGAATCCGGAGTTTGTGATCGGTTCTGTGCGGGTTCCCGATGAGATCTCAGCAGCGTTTTTGGGCGGGCTCAATGAGGTGCTTGACCTGCAAGAGCTGGAAGAGATTGGGATCCTGATGCGGGTGCTCAGCCTAGAGATAGAGCCTGACCAGTTGCAGGTGATTGGGTTTGTGCGGGTGGAAGGGTTGGAAAGGACCTCGTCCCGCTAA
- a CDS encoding M48 family metallopeptidase translates to MLKPRHTLRLLAPAGQDPLLSKGWSSRAVRPVAIALLSILAASGMGSPAHAQDLGRLLIHGLQWLQVSQLNDAQEVSLGRQIDRQLKARGQLRLSSDPYWVERVNRIGQRVAAHSERPHLPYTFQVVEDPDINAFATLGGFVYITTGALAAADNDDQIAAVLAHEVAHIGERHGLQQLQQAATAQFGAQLLGLNDSTLAALALELGVRRPQSRENEFIADEKGLGAAYRAGFDPQGMPQFLAKLQSRGSVPEFLRTHPPVSERIARLNQLIIQHGMVSPAGQTVPLHGSGGSIWPSGSPEQTQRTEIEILPLLPVLP, encoded by the coding sequence ATGTTGAAACCTCGCCACACCCTCAGGCTGCTCGCGCCAGCAGGACAGGATCCTCTCCTCTCCAAGGGGTGGAGTTCTCGCGCGGTGAGACCGGTCGCCATTGCCCTACTCAGCATTCTTGCGGCATCTGGGATGGGATCCCCTGCCCATGCCCAAGATCTGGGCCGTTTGCTGATTCATGGCCTTCAGTGGCTGCAGGTGAGCCAGTTGAACGATGCCCAAGAGGTGAGCTTAGGCCGCCAGATCGATCGACAACTGAAAGCGCGGGGACAACTTCGCCTCAGTTCGGATCCCTACTGGGTCGAGCGGGTGAACCGCATTGGCCAACGGGTGGCCGCCCACAGCGAACGGCCCCATCTGCCCTACACCTTTCAAGTGGTGGAAGATCCCGACATCAACGCCTTTGCCACACTGGGAGGCTTTGTCTACATCACCACTGGTGCCCTCGCAGCCGCCGACAACGACGACCAGATTGCCGCCGTGCTGGCCCACGAGGTGGCTCACATCGGCGAACGCCACGGCCTGCAACAACTGCAGCAGGCTGCCACTGCCCAGTTTGGGGCTCAATTGTTGGGGCTCAACGACAGTACCCTGGCCGCTCTGGCCCTGGAATTGGGAGTACGGCGCCCGCAGAGCCGTGAGAACGAGTTTATCGCCGATGAAAAAGGTCTGGGGGCAGCCTATCGCGCCGGGTTTGACCCGCAGGGCATGCCGCAATTTTTGGCCAAGTTGCAATCCCGCGGATCTGTGCCAGAGTTCCTGCGCACCCATCCCCCCGTCTCGGAGCGCATTGCCCGCCTCAACCAGCTCATCATTCAGCACGGCATGGTCAGCCCAGCCGGTCAGACCGTTCCACTCCACGGCTCCGGCGGCTCCATTTGGCCCTCCGGATCCCCCGAACAAACCCAACGCACCGAGATTGAGATCCTGCCGCTACTCCCTGTCCTGCCCTAA
- the minC gene encoding septum site-determining protein MinC yields the protein MTGSPTWNPEISSSPDSWATGSVYFRSDAQGIHLHLPSTLPWEELWENLVWQLRSRKPYWAGVAPLTLWSQQRELDMPTLQLLAALLSQHGLQLWRVQTRSRSTAIAAATLGYSVEQSSLLEAVPLAPPDTTPLYLRSTVRSGMSVRHRGSVFLLGDLNPGGEIIAGGDVWVWGRLRGLVHAGADGDKGAVILALQLEPTQLRIADQVARPPEGGSLPNTPEVVYLQEDVICVASLQDFLRRGV from the coding sequence ATGACGGGATCCCCTACATGGAACCCTGAAATCTCCTCATCTCCAGACTCCTGGGCCACGGGCAGCGTTTACTTTCGGTCGGATGCCCAGGGGATCCATCTGCACTTGCCCAGCACCTTGCCTTGGGAGGAGCTTTGGGAAAACCTGGTTTGGCAGTTGCGCAGCCGCAAACCCTACTGGGCCGGAGTCGCTCCCCTCACCCTCTGGAGCCAGCAGCGAGAGCTGGACATGCCCACCCTACAACTTCTTGCTGCCCTATTGTCTCAGCATGGACTGCAACTGTGGCGCGTTCAAACTCGATCCCGCTCGACAGCGATTGCAGCAGCGACGTTGGGGTATTCTGTGGAGCAATCTTCCCTTTTGGAGGCAGTTCCCCTTGCTCCCCCAGACACCACACCTCTGTACCTACGTTCGACAGTGCGCTCTGGCATGTCCGTGCGTCACAGAGGATCCGTATTCCTGTTGGGGGATCTCAACCCCGGCGGCGAGATCATTGCCGGAGGAGACGTTTGGGTTTGGGGACGCTTGCGGGGCCTGGTTCACGCGGGGGCCGACGGCGACAAGGGAGCTGTAATTTTGGCTTTGCAGTTGGAGCCCACTCAGTTGCGCATTGCCGATCAAGTGGCCCGTCCGCCAGAAGGTGGATCCCTGCCCAACACCCCTGAAGTGGTTTACCTGCAGGAGGATGTCATCTGCGTCGCCAGCCTTCAGGATTTTTTGCGGAGAGGAGTATGA
- the minD gene encoding septum site-determining protein MinD encodes MSRVIVITSGKGGVGKTTVTANLGTALARLGRSVVVVDADFGLRNLDLLLGLENRVVYTALEVIAGECRLEQALVKDKRTPNLSLLPAAQTRNKTSVHPDQMRQLIEKLASSHDYVLIDCPAGIEQGFRNAIAGANEAIIITTPEVAAVRDADRVVGLLEAAQISSTQLIVNRLRPDMVAAGQMMSVEDVVEVLAIPLVGIIPEDREVIVSTNKGEPLVLSANPTLAAQAIQRIARRLEGETVDFPKMASLGESFWERAKRFLNQKVL; translated from the coding sequence ATGAGCCGAGTCATTGTCATAACCTCTGGTAAAGGTGGAGTCGGCAAAACCACCGTGACGGCCAACCTGGGCACTGCCTTGGCGCGCTTGGGTCGCTCGGTGGTGGTGGTGGATGCAGACTTTGGCCTGCGCAACCTGGATTTGCTGCTGGGGCTGGAGAATCGGGTGGTGTACACGGCCCTAGAGGTGATTGCCGGGGAGTGCCGCCTCGAGCAGGCTTTGGTGAAAGACAAGCGCACCCCCAATCTCTCGCTGTTGCCGGCAGCCCAAACCCGCAACAAAACGTCGGTGCATCCGGATCAGATGCGCCAGTTAATCGAGAAGCTGGCCAGCAGCCATGACTATGTGCTGATCGATTGTCCTGCTGGGATCGAACAAGGGTTTCGCAATGCCATTGCCGGGGCCAACGAGGCCATCATCATCACCACCCCAGAAGTGGCAGCGGTGCGGGATGCAGATCGCGTGGTGGGCCTGCTGGAAGCTGCACAGATTTCATCGACTCAGCTGATTGTTAACCGCCTGCGCCCGGACATGGTGGCAGCCGGCCAGATGATGTCGGTGGAAGATGTGGTGGAGGTGCTGGCCATCCCGTTGGTGGGTATCATTCCAGAAGACCGCGAGGTGATCGTCTCCACCAACAAAGGGGAGCCCCTGGTTCTCTCCGCCAATCCAACTCTGGCTGCTCAGGCCATTCAGCGCATTGCCCGACGGCTGGAAGGGGAAACAGTGGACTTCCCCAAGATGGCCAGTTTGGGCGAGTCCTTTTGGGAGCGGGCCAAACGGTTTTTAAACCAAAAGGTGCTCTGA
- the minE gene encoding cell division topological specificity factor MinE has protein sequence MLLDFLDQLFSRHSGNSRQQAKQRLKLILAHDRADLTPAALESMRLEILGVVSRYVELDSEGMQFHLATEGGTTALIANLPIRRVKPLETGLSRSEGEKA, from the coding sequence ATGCTCCTCGATTTTTTGGATCAGCTTTTTTCTCGGCACTCCGGCAACAGCCGCCAGCAAGCCAAGCAACGGTTGAAGCTGATCTTGGCCCATGACCGCGCTGACCTCACCCCGGCGGCGCTGGAATCAATGCGCCTGGAGATTTTGGGGGTGGTGTCCCGCTATGTGGAGCTGGATTCAGAAGGGATGCAGTTTCACTTGGCCACGGAAGGGGGAACGACTGCTCTTATTGCCAATCTGCCTATCCGTCGCGTTAAGCCCTTAGAGACCGGTCTCAGCCGCTCAGAAGGCGAGAAAGCCTAG
- a CDS encoding cation:proton antiporter, with the protein MQDSFELTILFTLALVAGIAAQVLANFVKVPSIVFLLLFGLLLGPDGLGWVHPQVMGSGLEALVSLAVALILFEGGLNLRLQRLNPVSDSLRNLVLLGSLLTLVGGAAAAHYLGEFPWRLAFLFGSLVVVTGPTVINPILKRVRVDSAVSTLLEGEGVLIDPIGAILAVVVLQVVLSGHPSFLMALEQLSSRLAIGSAVGALGGWLMGSFLLWSRQFLTEELRNSVVMAGALGVFALAQSLRSEAGLMAVVMAGLVVRQKAAIAERGVRQFHGQLVVLAISVIFILLTATLSLKAVFALGWGSLATVLCLMLVIRPLSVWLCTWRSDLNWRQKLFVAWLAPRGIVAASVASLFAILLTERGITGGDALKALVFLTISVTVTVQGLTAAWVARWLGLDQGSSTIIIGDHPLTNQLAQLMRSLNQTVEVIPLVSGSSKNGHGSYKAPHPTDGKDSIPPSRKSSTSLSGTPKRRPADGLPPQLHSSDGNGTHKSAPSQEVGKPEAIPGSLQEAVLNESALLKADIDHAETLLILTLDPQVNWAIAELMVKLSVSATIWTVLLPDMPISEGIRTLQPSFPQLQRWAGYLEANRAELRSITLPTLADLGLPLPLSLRDASANAASTLPEAVRSNRADVLTAQESFPTAVRSAFSAPALPNPFLAQMGLEDPTLERLRDQFAYRIKADLCLPLLLVRPQRLRSGSSRPGRLFYLPEPDIWRRGDRIYYLERVSSPVDAGVLSAKEPDSQEWDPSAAVHTRVRDSGAEHNSGIESLLPPQYVEGVKLHFDL; encoded by the coding sequence ATGCAAGATTCATTTGAGCTGACGATCCTGTTTACGCTAGCCCTGGTGGCTGGGATCGCTGCTCAGGTGCTGGCCAATTTTGTCAAAGTGCCCAGCATTGTATTCCTGCTGCTGTTTGGCCTGTTGCTGGGACCAGATGGTTTGGGCTGGGTTCATCCCCAAGTCATGGGATCCGGGCTGGAAGCGCTGGTGTCGTTGGCGGTGGCTCTGATCTTGTTTGAGGGGGGACTGAACCTGCGGCTGCAACGTCTCAATCCGGTATCCGATAGCCTGCGCAATTTGGTTTTGTTGGGATCCCTGCTGACCCTGGTGGGGGGAGCGGCAGCAGCTCACTATCTGGGGGAGTTTCCCTGGCGGCTGGCTTTTTTGTTTGGATCCCTGGTGGTGGTGACGGGGCCGACGGTGATCAACCCTATCCTGAAGCGGGTACGAGTCGATTCGGCAGTCAGCACCCTCCTGGAAGGAGAAGGGGTGCTCATCGATCCCATCGGGGCCATTTTGGCGGTGGTGGTGCTGCAGGTGGTGCTCTCTGGCCATCCCAGTTTTCTCATGGCCTTGGAACAGTTGTCCAGCCGTCTGGCCATCGGGTCGGCGGTGGGAGCGCTGGGGGGCTGGCTGATGGGATCCTTCCTGCTTTGGTCGCGGCAGTTTTTAACCGAGGAGCTGCGCAACTCGGTGGTGATGGCGGGGGCCCTGGGGGTGTTTGCCTTGGCCCAGTCGCTGCGATCGGAGGCGGGGCTGATGGCAGTGGTGATGGCGGGCCTGGTGGTGCGGCAGAAGGCGGCCATTGCCGAGCGGGGTGTGCGGCAGTTTCACGGCCAGTTGGTGGTGTTGGCCATCTCGGTGATCTTTATTTTGCTTACCGCCACGCTCTCCCTCAAGGCGGTGTTTGCCCTGGGCTGGGGATCCCTGGCCACAGTGCTGTGTTTGATGCTGGTCATCCGTCCCTTGAGTGTGTGGCTGTGTACCTGGCGCAGCGACCTGAATTGGCGGCAGAAGCTGTTTGTGGCTTGGCTGGCTCCTCGGGGCATTGTGGCGGCTTCGGTGGCCTCCTTGTTTGCCATTCTGCTGACAGAACGGGGCATTACCGGGGGAGATGCCCTCAAGGCGCTGGTGTTTTTGACCATCTCGGTGACGGTGACGGTACAGGGGCTGACCGCGGCTTGGGTGGCCCGTTGGCTGGGTCTGGATCAGGGCAGTTCCACCATAATCATCGGCGATCATCCCCTCACCAACCAATTGGCCCAGTTGATGCGCTCGCTCAACCAGACGGTCGAGGTGATCCCGTTGGTTTCTGGGTCTTCCAAAAATGGGCACGGCAGCTACAAAGCTCCCCACCCAACAGACGGTAAGGACTCCATCCCGCCATCCCGTAAGTCCTCCACATCCCTGTCAGGAACGCCGAAGCGTCGTCCAGCAGATGGCTTGCCCCCACAACTTCATTCCTCTGACGGCAACGGCACCCACAAGTCTGCCCCAAGCCAGGAAGTCGGCAAGCCAGAAGCCATCCCCGGATCCCTGCAGGAAGCTGTACTGAACGAGTCTGCTTTGTTGAAGGCCGATATCGACCATGCGGAAACTCTGTTGATCCTGACTCTGGATCCGCAGGTGAACTGGGCCATTGCCGAGTTGATGGTGAAACTCTCGGTTTCGGCCACCATCTGGACGGTGTTGCTGCCGGATATGCCCATCTCAGAAGGGATCCGCACCTTGCAGCCTTCCTTCCCCCAACTGCAGCGCTGGGCCGGCTATCTGGAGGCCAATCGGGCCGAGCTGCGCTCGATCACCCTACCCACGTTGGCAGACCTGGGCCTGCCTCTCCCTTTATCGCTACGTGACGCTTCTGCGAATGCGGCCTCAACCCTGCCGGAGGCAGTGCGGAGCAATAGAGCTGATGTCTTGACGGCTCAAGAGTCGTTCCCGACAGCGGTGCGGAGCGCTTTTTCAGCACCAGCGCTGCCCAATCCCTTCCTGGCCCAGATGGGACTGGAGGATCCCACCCTTGAACGGCTGCGGGATCAGTTTGCCTATCGAATCAAAGCCGATCTATGCCTGCCCTTGTTGTTGGTGCGCCCGCAGCGGCTGAGGAGCGGCTCATCTCGACCGGGTCGGCTCTTCTACCTGCCTGAGCCAGACATTTGGCGACGCGGGGATCGCATCTACTACCTGGAGCGCGTTTCCAGCCCTGTGGATGCTGGTGTTCTCTCCGCCAAAGAGCCTGATTCCCAAGAATGGGATCCGTCCGCAGCCGTTCACACTCGCGTTCGCGACAGTGGTGCGGAGCACAACAGTGGGATAGAGTCTTTGTTGCCGCCCCAGTATGTTGAGGGCGTCAAGCTCCACTTTGATCTCTAA
- a CDS encoding gamma-glutamylcyclotransferase family protein — MQPTTVVFVYGSLLRGGQYHSLLQGAEFLGTDSLNHIDLYSLGPYPMAVRGRNRLYGECYRIPLSLLPRLDELEDHPRVYERQWVQLDSGTFAWVYLGRPEQVQGCSLIPSGRWLVRDQSGA, encoded by the coding sequence ATGCAACCGACCACAGTGGTTTTTGTCTACGGATCCCTGCTGCGGGGCGGCCAATACCACAGCTTGCTGCAGGGGGCAGAATTTTTGGGGACAGACAGCCTCAACCACATTGATCTTTACAGTCTCGGCCCCTACCCGATGGCAGTTCGTGGCCGAAACCGGCTCTACGGCGAGTGCTACCGCATCCCCTTGAGTCTATTGCCCCGATTGGACGAACTGGAAGACCACCCGCGGGTGTACGAACGGCAGTGGGTGCAACTGGATAGCGGCACCTTTGCTTGGGTTTATCTGGGTCGGCCTGAGCAGGTGCAAGGGTGCTCGCTCATCCCCAGTGGCCGCTGGCTGGTTAGAGATCAAAGTGGAGCTTGA
- the plsY gene encoding glycerol-3-phosphate 1-O-acyltransferase PlsY translates to MPALLTALLAVLGGYLLGSIPTGYWVGRWWGGIDIRQQGSGSTGATNVLRTLGKGPALLVLLVDAAKGAAAVALGSALGSAWWVVLAALFAVIGHSRSCWLGFRGGKSVATSLGILLAMAWPVALTTFGVWLLGLALTRIVSFSSLLAAVAAPVVMWATAQPLPYLLFALAGGVYVIGAHRRNIERLLAGSEPRIGQKWTQSP, encoded by the coding sequence ATGCCTGCATTGCTTACGGCTCTTCTTGCGGTGCTGGGGGGCTATCTCCTGGGATCCATTCCAACCGGCTATTGGGTAGGCCGTTGGTGGGGGGGGATCGATATTCGCCAACAGGGATCCGGCTCTACCGGAGCGACCAATGTGTTGCGGACGTTGGGCAAGGGGCCCGCCCTGCTGGTGTTGCTGGTGGATGCTGCCAAGGGGGCAGCAGCAGTGGCTCTGGGATCGGCCTTGGGATCCGCGTGGTGGGTGGTTTTGGCGGCATTGTTCGCGGTGATCGGCCATAGCCGTTCCTGCTGGCTGGGCTTCAGGGGGGGCAAATCGGTGGCCACCAGCCTGGGGATCTTGTTGGCTATGGCTTGGCCAGTAGCCCTGACAACTTTCGGCGTCTGGCTGCTGGGGCTCGCCCTCACCCGCATCGTTTCCTTCAGCTCCCTGCTGGCGGCAGTGGCGGCTCCGGTGGTGATGTGGGCAACAGCTCAACCTTTGCCCTATTTGTTGTTTGCGTTGGCGGGCGGGGTGTATGTGATCGGTGCTCATCGGCGCAACATCGAGCGCCTACTGGCCGGGTCGGAGCCGCGCATTGGCCAAAAATGGACGCAATCTCCCTAA